From a single Centropristis striata isolate RG_2023a ecotype Rhode Island chromosome 14, C.striata_1.0, whole genome shotgun sequence genomic region:
- the LOC131985547 gene encoding fMet-Leu-Phe receptor-like, which translates to MFPNTTLPPPVPKSLPKTDQGTTVDIDAIMDNVSIVLYTLTVVLGITGNSLVIYVAGFKLKPKVTNVWLVNLAIADLIFCFSRVFSLIKKLSFDHWPFGLFVCKFNGFFKYANMFCSVFLLAVISLDRALCVWQPVAMKRRRTLWAARVVAVCVWSGAVILSSPYFVYRQVYLGKNNLSKCSLEVKEAKDGNSSTKLALYSIRFLCGFMLPFMVILICYIMAGIGIRRTRLSGKSRPLRILAGLVVAFFLCWGPYHCLLLVKMVDSKNMVVKIWHPVAKGVAYFNSCVNPLLYFCMGLDVRGRFRQSLTGVYRRALADDVDGQTTQSNERSLDESSGSKHSTAVTAGRSQTRVDVL; encoded by the exons ATGTTTCCCAACACCACTCTGCCTCCTCCCGTCCCCAAGTCTCTCCCCAAGACAGACCAGGGGACGACTGTGGACATCGACGCCATCATGGACAACGTCTCCATCGTCCTCTACACGCTGACCGTGGTGCTCGGCATCACAGGGAACTCCCTGGTGATCTACGTGGCCGGATTCAAGCTCAAG ccGAAGGTGACCAACGTGTGGCTGGTGAACCTGGCGATAGCCGACCTGATCTTCTGTTTCTCTCGAGTCTTCTCCCTCATCAAGAAGCTCTCCTTCGACCACTGGCCCTTCGGCCTCTTCGTCTGCAAGTTCAACGGCTTCTTCAAGTACGCCAACATGTTCTGCTCCGTCTTCCTGCTGGCGGTGATCAGTCTGGACCGGGCGCTCTGCGTCTGGCAACCGGTTGCCATGAAGCGGCGGCGCACGCTGTGGGCCGCCAGGGTCGTGGCCGTCTGCGTCTGGAGCGGCGCGGTCATCTTGAGCTCGCCGTACTTCGTCTACCGCCAGGTCTACCTGGGGAAGAACAACCTGAGCAAGTGCTCTTTGGAAGTGAAGGAGGCGAAGGACGGCAACAGCAGCACCAAGCTGGCGCTCTACTCCATCCGCTTCCTGTGCGGCTTCATGTTGCCTTTTATGGTCATCCTCATCTGTTACATCATGGCTGGAATTGGGATCCGGCGCACCCGCCTCTCAGGGAAGTCCCGCCCCCTGCGCATATTAGCCGGGTTAGTCGTGGCCTTCTTCCTCTGCTGGGGGCCGTACCACTGCCTCCTGCTGGTCAAGATGGTGGACAGCAAGAACATGGTGGTGAAGATCTGGCACCCGGTGGCCAAGGGCGTCGCCTACTTCAACAGCTGCGTGAACCCGCTGCTGTACTTCTGCATGGGGCTGGACGTGAGGGGGCGCTTCAGGCAGAGTCTGACCGGCGTGTACCGGAGAGCTCTGGCCGACGACGTGGACGGACAGACGACGCAGTCCAACGAACGATCTTTGGACGAGAGCAGCGGGTCGAAACACAGCACGGCTGTAACGGCAGGAAGGAGTCAGACAAGAGTGGACGTACTGTAG